From one Notolabrus celidotus isolate fNotCel1 chromosome 24, fNotCel1.pri, whole genome shotgun sequence genomic stretch:
- the LOC117808478 gene encoding LOW QUALITY PROTEIN: multidrug resistance-associated protein 4-like (The sequence of the model RefSeq protein was modified relative to this genomic sequence to represent the inferred CDS: inserted 2 bases in 2 codons; deleted 1 base in 1 codon; substituted 1 base at 1 genomic stop codon), whose translation MDVSKKSEKENPLASASLLSRVFLCWIGPLLNLGYKKRLEESDMYRVLPEDQSEKLGEELQRFWDNEVRKATKELQKPKLTRALLRCYWKSYSGAGLYVLILEAIKVFQPFLLWKIIQYFENYDPDDHRSLYLVYCYAAAMSLSAFGLTFLQHLHYYHVQRTGMKIRVAMCHMIYKKALGLSSESMGRTTTGQIVNLLSNDVNRFDEVTLNLHYMWVGPLQAVVILVYLWYEIGPSCLAGMTAILLMLPLQTWFGKLFGIFRSNTAVLTDNRIRIMNEVMSGIRIIKMYAWEKPFSALVTEVRRKEIRQIMKSSYLRGLNMATFFGSSKIIVFITFTVYVLLGNAITAGIVFVTVSLYGTIKLTVTLFFPLAVEKVSETIVSIRRIKNFLLLENVQRRNFELPLEEKKETCVEIEKLTCYWDKNLDAPSLQNVSVTVKSHQLLTVIGPVGAGKSSLLSAILGELPHDTGTLRVRGRLTYAAQQPWVFPGTIRSNILFGKELNVKKYEKVIRACALKKDMELLPDGDLTLIGDRGATLSGGQKARVNLARAVYQDADIYLLDDPLSAVDAEVGKHLYEQCICGLLKKKIRIVVTHQLQHLRAADPILILKEGHIIAQGSYNELQGSGLDFVSLLRSDEEQERGSRSPDTDRLSLRSHSSLCSFNSLLLPENNKADQLPAETVHTMAEETRVDGNVGGHVYRKYFSAGCHLLVLVGIVLLSITAEAAYIMQDWWLVYWTKEEALNITTGAVSIRNDVNGTHYHPDAKLTFYLSIYSGLTVAAVLFGFARSLVIFHVLVRAAQKLHNSMFEAIIRTPVRFFDVNPIGRILNRFSKDISQMDSTLPITFVDFYQLSLQNIGVVAVAASVIPLILXPVLPLLLFFLYMRRFYLSTSRDIKRLESTTRSPVYSHLSSSLQGLWTIRALKAEDRLQKAFDAHQDLHSEAWFLFLMTSRWFALRLDSICSVFITFASFGCIFLRDGLNAGEVGLVLTYAVTLVGNFQWTMRQSAEVENMMTSVERVVEYTELESEAPWETQKRPPPDWPSKGLVTFDHVNFSYSRDGSVVLKDISTTFQPNEKVGIVGRTGAGKSSLVSALFRLAEPQGKIYIDGILTTDIGLHDLRQKMSIIPQVDIFXPVLFTDTVRKNLDPFNQQTDDDLWRALEEVQLKSVVEELPAKLETVLAESGSNFSVGQRQLVCLARAILRKNRILIIDEATXNVDPRTDELIQKTIRDKFRECTVLTIAHRLNTIIDSDRILVLDSGTIQELDSPFTLLQNKEGALYKLVQQTGQAEATALLESARKTVAGLSRSPQGKCRSPR comes from the exons CTGGATTGGTCCACTCCTGAACCTTGGCTACAAAAAGAGACTGGAGGAAAGTGACATGTACAGGGTACTCCCAGAAGATCAGTCTGAAAAACTTGGGGAGGAATTACAAAG ATTTTGGGACAACGAAGTCCGAAAAGCCACCAAAGAACTCCAGAAGCCGAAACTCACCCGAGCCCTTCTTAGGTGTTACTGGAAATCCTACTCAGGAGCGGGGTTGTATGTGTTAATCCTG GAGGCGATCAAAGTGTTCCAGCCCTTTCTCCTTTGGAAAATAATCCAGTACTTTGAGAACTACGACCCAGACGACCACAGAAGTCTTTACCTTGTGTACTGCTACGCTGCCGCTATGTCCCTCTCTGCCTTCGGACTCACCTTCCTCCAGCATCTGCACTACTACCACGTCCAGAGAACGGGCATGAAGATCCGAGTGGCCATGTGTCACATGATCTACAAGAAGGCTCTCGGCCTCAGCAGCGAATCGATGGGGAGAACGACCACCGGGCAGATCGTGAACCTTCTGTCAAACGATGTCAACCGTTTTGATGAA GTTACACTCAACCTGCACTACATGTGGGTGGGCCCTCTTCAAGCAGTGGTGATCCTCGTATACCTCTGGTACGAAATCGGCCCCTCGTGTCTGGCAGGTATGACGGCCATTCTGCTCATGCTGCCTCTGCAGACCTGGTTCGGAAAGCTGTTTGGCATCTTCAG gaGCAACACAGCTGTGCTCACTGACAACAGAATCCGCATCATGAACGAAGTCATGTCGGGCATCAGGATCATCAAGATGTACGCGTGGGAGAAGCCATTCTCTGCTTTGGTTACGGAAGTCAGACG tAAAGAAATCCGTCAGATCATGAAGAGCTCCTACCTCCGAGGGCTCAACATGGCCACCTTCTTTGGCAGCAGCAAGATCATCGTGTTCATCACCTTCACCGTCTACGTTCTCCTCGGCAACGCCATCACCGCCGGCATCGTGTTTGTCACCGTGTCCCTGTACGGTACCATCAAGCTCACGGTCACGCTGTTTTTCCCGCTGGCGGTGGAAAAGGTGTCAGAGACTATCGTGAGCATTCGCAGGATTAAG AATTTCCTCCTCCTCGAAAACGTCCAGAGGAGAAACTTTGAGTTACCTCtggaggaaaagaaggagaCGTGCGTGGAGATTGAGAAGTTGACCTGCTACTGGGATAAG AATCTGGACGCTCCCTCTCTGCAGAACGTCTCTGTCACGGTGAAATCACACCAGCTCCTGACCGTCATCGGCCCAGTGGGGGCAGGAAAG TCGTCCCTGCTGAGCGCCATCCTGGGGGAGCTGCCGCACGACACTGGGACGCTGAGGGTCAGAGGTAGACTGACGTACGCCGCCCAGCAGCCTTGGGTGTTCCCTGGAACCATCCGCAGTAACATCCTGTTTGGGAAAGAGCTCAACGTGAAGAAGTACGAGAAAGTGATCAGAGCCTGCGCTTTGAAGAAG GACATGGAGCTGCTCCCAGATGGAGACCTGACGCTGATCGGGGACAGAGGAGCTACTCTCAGCGGGGGACAGAAGGCTCGGGTCAACCTGGCCAG GGCGGTGTATCAGGACGCAGACATCTACCTCCTGGACGATCCTCTAAGCGCCGTGGATGCCGAGGTCGGGAAACATCTTTACGAGCA GTGCATCTGCGGcctgttgaagaagaagatccGGATCGTGGTCACCCACCAGCTGCAGCACCTGAGAGCAGCAGACCCGATACTGATCCTCAAGGAG GGTCACATCATTGCTCAGGGCTCTTACAACGAGCTGCAGGGCTCCGGTCTGGACTTTGTGTCTCTGCTGAGGAGCGACGAGGAGCAGGAGCGAGGCTCTCGGTCACCTGACACGGACAGACTTTCGCTGCGGAGCCACAGCTCTCTTTGCTCCTTCAACAGCCTCCTGCTACCTGAGAACAACAAGGCTGACCAGCTTCCT GCCGAAACAGTTCACACCATGGCAGAGGAGACACGAGTCGACGGGAACGTCGGCGGACACGTTTATCGTAAATATTTCTCCGCCGGCTGTCACCTTCTGGTGCTGGTGGGGATCGTTCTGCTCAGTATCACCGCAGAG GCTGCGTATATCATGCAGGACTGGTGGCTGGTGTATTG GACAAAAGAAGAGGCCTTGAACATCACAACTGGCGCTGTAAGCATCCGAAATGACGTGAATGGTACTCACTACCATCCGGACGCAAAGCTCACATTTTACCTCAGCATATATTCAG GTTTGACAGTAGCCGCCGTGCTCTTCGGCTTCGCTCGGAGTTTGGTGATCTTCCACGTGCTGGTGAGGGCGGCTCAGAAACTGCACAACAGCATGTTCGAAGCCATCATCCGCACGCCTGTCCGCTTCTTTGACGTCAACCCTATAG GAAGAATTCTGAACAGATTCTCCAAAGACATCAGCCAGATGGACTCCACGTTACCCATCACCTTCGTGGACTTCTACCAA TTAAGTTTACAGAACATCGGCGTCGTCGCGGTGGCGGCCTCGGTCATCCCCCTGATCC GTCCCGTCTtacctctgctcctcttcttcctgtacATGAGACGCTTCTACCTCAGCACATCACGGGACATCAAACGCCTCGAGTCTACAA CTCGGAGTCCGGTGTACTCCCACCTGTCCTCGTCTCTTCAGGGCCTGTGGACGATCCGAGCCCTCAAAGCCGAGGACAGGCTTCAGAAAGCATTCGACGCGCACCAGGACCTGCACTCAG AGGCCTGGTTTTTGTTCCTGATGACCTCCCGCTGGTTCGCACTTCGCCTCGACagcatctgctctgtttttatcacCTTTGCTTCATTCGGTTGCATCTTCCTCAGAGACG ggcTGAATGCCGGGGAGGTGGGCCTGGTGCTGACTTATGCTGTGACACTGGTGGGCAACTTCCAGTGGACGATGAGGCAGAGTGCTGAGGTGGAGAACATG ATGACGTCAGTGGAGAGAGTGGTGGAGTACACAGAGCTGGAGAGCGAAGCACCCTGGGAAACCCAGAAGCGCCCTCCCCCCGATTGGCCCAGCAAAGGCCTGGTGACCTTTGACCATGTCAACTTCTCGTACAGTCGGGACGGATCCGTAGTCCTCAAAGACATCAGCACCACCTTCCAACCTAACGAGAAG GTGGGGATTGTGGGTCGAACGGGCGCAGGGAAAAGCTCCCTGGTGTCGGCTCTGTTCCGGCTGGCAGAGCCTCAGGGGAAGATCTACATCGACGGCATTTTGACGACCGACATCGGCCTCCACGACCTGCGCCAGAAGATGTCCATCATTCCTCAGGTAGACATATTCT GACCCGTGCTGTTCACCGACACCGTGAGGAAAAACCTGGACCCGTTCAACCAGCAAACTGATGATGATCTGTGGCGAGCTCTAGAGGAG GTGCAGCTGAAGTCTGTGGTGGAGGAGCTGCCCGCTAAGCTGGAGACGGTCCTTGCCGAGTCAGGCTCCAACTTCAGCGTGGGCCAGAGACAGCTGGTGTGTCTGGCCCGAGCCATCCTGAGGAAGAACCGCATCCTCATTATCGACGAGGCCA CCAACGTGGACCCAAG GACGGACGAACTGATCCAGAAAACCATCCGGGACAAGTTTAGAGAATGTACTGTGCTGACAATCGCTCATCGCCTCAACACAATCATAGACAGCGACAGGATACTG GTGCTAGACAGCGGGACCATCCAGGAGTTAGACAGCCCCTTCACGctgctgcaaaacaaagaaGGTGCTCTCTATAAGTTGGTGCAACAGACCGGC CAAGCTGAAGCAACAGCCCTGCTGGAGTCCGCCAGAAAG ACAGTAGCGGGCCTGTCGAGGAGCCCTCAGGGAAAGTGTCGCTCGCCGAGGTAA